TTACACTAGCTGCAGCAAGTAGCAATTGCGTGATTTTAGGTTTCAATGTGCGTCCAACAGGAAGCGTAAAAAACAAAGCCAAAGAACTTGGAATCGAAATTAAAACTTATTCTATCATTTATGCGCTTATTGATGATATTAAAGCCTTACTTGGTGGCTTACTCTCTCCTGTCTTTGAAGAAGAAAATACGGGACAAGCTGAAGTGAGAGAAACATTTAATATCGCAAAAGTTGGGACAATTGCGGGTTGCTTTGTTAGCGATGGTGTAATACAAAGAGGCATCAAAGTCCGCTTAATCCGCAATGGTGTGGTAATCCACACAGGCAATATTGCCTCGCTTAAAAGATTCAAAGATGATGCAAGGGAAGTGCAAAAAGGCTTTGAATGCGGTATTATGCTAGAAAATTACAATGATATTCAAGTGGGCGATGTGTTTGAAACTTACAAAGAGGTTGCAAAGCAAAGGACTTTTTAATTAATGAAAAATATTAAATTAGAGCGCACTCAATCGCTTTTAAAAGAATTAATTCCAATGGCACTAGCCAATCTCAATGACACGCGACTTAATTCGCTAAATGTGATTGAAGTAAAATGCTCTAAGGGTAAATATTCTGCCCAAGTTTTCTTGGAATCCTCTTTTTTAACCAAAAAAGAACAAACAGAAATACTCAATCAACTCAAAAAAGCTAGAAGTCTTATCAAAGAATATTGCCTAGAAGAGACGGGTTGGTTTAGATGTCCTGATTTTCAATTCTTTTTTGATGATTCTTTAGAGAAAGAGAACCGCCTTGATCAAATCTTTCATACCATCGCTCTAGAAAAAGAAAAAAGGAAGAATGATGTTAATTAGCCAAGATCTACAAACAAAAATTCAAAAACTTGTTGAAAGTTTTGATTGCAAACTCTATGATATTGTAACACTCAAAGAAAATGATAATCAAATTCTACGCATTTTTGTAACCAAAAAATCATCAGTTAGCCTTGATGATTGTCAAGAAATTAGCCTTGCACTTTCACCACTTTTGGATGTTGAAATCCCTGAATCAAAAAGTTATTTTTTAGAAGTGAGTTCTCCAGGTATTGAACGCACATTAAAAACCAAAGAACATTACTGCGATGCCATTGGAGAATTACTAAAAGTAAAAACTTTTGCTAAAG
This portion of the Helicobacter canadensis MIT 98-5491 genome encodes:
- the rbfA gene encoding 30S ribosome-binding factor RbfA — translated: MKNIKLERTQSLLKELIPMALANLNDTRLNSLNVIEVKCSKGKYSAQVFLESSFLTKKEQTEILNQLKKARSLIKEYCLEETGWFRCPDFQFFFDDSLEKENRLDQIFHTIALEKEKRKNDVN
- the rimP gene encoding ribosome maturation factor RimP — translated: MLISQDLQTKIQKLVESFDCKLYDIVTLKENDNQILRIFVTKKSSVSLDDCQEISLALSPLLDVEIPESKSYFLEVSSPGIERTLKTKEHYCDAIGELLKVKTFAKEEFKGKLLAVNSDNLELENNIIIPLDSIKKAQTYFIW